From one Prosthecobacter debontii genomic stretch:
- a CDS encoding glycosyltransferase family 4 protein: MKVVVLTADANTLVYHRGDLIRDLAAHGCEVVTSAAEDYPHVRQYLAQFGVRHSPIRMVRSRVNPLYDWITWLDMFRLFKEEKPDALFAYTIKSVVYGCVVARWAGVPKIYALLPGLGFTFVKPETWKQAAVQWISKLLHRYALKRADVIFMQNRDDVRLFTDLKMLPPGVPVHVTAGSGVNLNEYPHVPLENSAEIAEGRIRFVLVSRLLISKGVCVYAEAARQIKARYPKVEFHLVGPFDPNPNRVSEEEVAGWVKDGLLTHHGMVRDVPGVLKDMHVFCLPTWYREGVPHATLEALSMGRAVITTDSVGARECIAQDGGNGFLVPPKDIEAVVKAMEFFIQNPDQIARMGRASRKLAEEVFDVKIVNGIILNAMGLTTETAKLKETSVSAACPAGVGA; the protein is encoded by the coding sequence ATGAAAGTCGTCGTCCTCACTGCTGATGCCAATACGTTGGTTTACCATCGCGGAGATTTGATCCGCGATCTCGCCGCCCATGGTTGTGAGGTCGTCACCTCAGCCGCCGAGGATTACCCGCATGTGAGGCAATACCTGGCTCAGTTTGGCGTGAGGCACTCGCCCATCCGCATGGTGCGGAGTCGGGTCAATCCCCTGTATGACTGGATCACTTGGCTGGATATGTTCCGGCTCTTCAAAGAAGAAAAGCCCGATGCCCTCTTTGCCTACACCATCAAGTCCGTCGTTTACGGCTGTGTGGTGGCGCGTTGGGCAGGGGTGCCCAAGATTTATGCCTTGCTTCCTGGACTGGGTTTTACCTTTGTGAAACCCGAGACCTGGAAACAAGCGGCCGTGCAGTGGATCTCGAAACTTCTGCATCGCTATGCACTGAAGCGTGCTGATGTGATCTTCATGCAGAATCGGGATGATGTGCGGCTTTTTACCGATCTCAAGATGCTGCCTCCCGGGGTGCCTGTGCATGTGACCGCAGGCTCTGGTGTGAACCTGAATGAGTATCCGCACGTGCCTCTGGAAAACAGTGCCGAGATCGCTGAAGGCCGCATCCGGTTCGTCTTAGTCAGCCGCTTGCTCATCAGCAAGGGTGTGTGTGTCTATGCTGAAGCAGCAAGGCAAATCAAAGCCCGGTATCCCAAGGTGGAATTCCATCTCGTGGGTCCGTTTGATCCGAACCCTAACCGAGTCTCTGAGGAGGAGGTGGCGGGTTGGGTGAAGGACGGCCTTTTAACGCATCACGGCATGGTGCGGGATGTGCCGGGGGTGCTCAAGGACATGCATGTTTTCTGCCTGCCAACCTGGTATCGGGAAGGGGTGCCTCATGCGACTCTGGAAGCTCTGTCTATGGGCCGGGCCGTCATCACGACGGACTCGGTGGGAGCTCGTGAGTGCATCGCTCAAGATGGCGGCAACGGGTTCCTGGTGCCTCCAAAGGACATCGAGGCTGTGGTGAAAGCCATGGAGTTTTTCATCCAAAATCCGGATCAAATTGCCCGCATGGGGCGTGCGAGCCGAAAGCTGGCCGAGGAGGTCTTTGATGTGAAGATTGTGAATGGAATCATTCTGAATGCCATGGGCCTGACGACAGAAACGGCCAAACTTAAAGAAACTTCTGTGTCTGCTGCTTGCCCCGCCGGGGTGGGTGCATGA